From the genome of Paucidesulfovibrio longus DSM 6739, one region includes:
- a CDS encoding DEAD/DEAH box helicase gives MANTVSEYIDALLASERLGGQVAHHRLLPGFEPQFAEPRRPLPRVLRELLAARGLDRLYSHQAHALDLARSGRNVVVATPTASGKTLTYNLPVLEQCLADPASRALYLFPLKALAQDQLAAFKTLTAALPEGAHRPDAAIYDGDTTPHFRRKIRDNLPNVLLTNPDMLHLGMLPHHEKWADLFANLTHVVVDEVHTYRGVMGSHMALVFRRLLRVCRAWGANPTFIFCSATVGNPAELCEMLTGREVTAVTESGAGASPRHMVFLNPLDGTAQAVIMLLQAALARDLRTIVYAQSRKLTELIALWAQERSGQYKERISAYRAGFLPEERREIEGRMASGELLAVISTSALELGIDIGGLDLCILAGYPGSVMATLQRGGRVGRAGRESAVALVAGEDALDQHFMRHPEDFFCRAAESAVLNPFNPAIMHRHLECAAAEMEIKPGEPFLDEAPIRREVDNLVGRGRLFEVVTDRVQPGGGVESRVTGIVCPRKRPHRNVDLRGAGRSLHIEDADTHTEIGTVDQHRAFKETHPGAVYLHRGASWVVDDLDLETSTVLARQRRVSWYTRTRGSKSTEILEITGEKTVLGTRLHLGRLRVTEEITGYEKRSVRGGKMLGIIPLDLPPLVFETEGIWFLVPDEMRRRCEDNYLHFMGGIHALEHAAIGILPLLVLTDRNDLGGISTPFHAQTAGPAVFIYDGLPGGAGLTRQAFHKGEELFRATAQAVRGCECELGCPSCVHSPKCGSGNRPIDKAAALFLLDEILGGQAPPPAPLIPKPEEESMPLLNPGRFGVLDIETRRSADEVGGWNRCDKMGVSIAVLYDSGEDRYFDYEEHQIGELVEHLKLLDLTIGFNILRFDYKVLTGLSSFPFQTLPTLDLLVHIHQRLGYRVKLDNLAQATLNAAKSADGLQALKWWQEGRLDLITEYCRQDVAVTRDLYTHGRDNRHVFFTNKAGQKVRLPVDW, from the coding sequence ATGGCCAACACCGTTTCCGAATATATCGACGCGCTGCTCGCGTCCGAACGCCTGGGCGGACAGGTGGCGCACCACCGCCTCCTGCCCGGCTTCGAGCCGCAGTTCGCCGAACCCCGGCGGCCCCTGCCCCGCGTGCTGCGCGAGCTGCTGGCCGCGCGCGGCCTGGACAGGCTCTACTCCCACCAGGCCCATGCCCTCGACCTGGCCCGGTCCGGCCGCAACGTGGTCGTGGCCACGCCCACGGCCAGCGGCAAGACCCTGACCTACAACCTGCCCGTGCTGGAGCAATGCCTGGCCGACCCGGCCTCCCGCGCGCTCTACCTCTTTCCGCTCAAGGCCCTGGCCCAGGACCAGCTCGCCGCGTTCAAGACCCTGACCGCAGCCCTGCCCGAAGGCGCGCACCGCCCGGACGCGGCCATCTATGACGGGGACACCACGCCCCACTTCCGGCGCAAGATCCGCGACAACCTGCCCAACGTGCTGCTGACCAACCCGGACATGCTCCACCTCGGCATGCTCCCGCACCACGAAAAATGGGCCGACCTCTTCGCCAACCTCACCCACGTGGTCGTGGACGAGGTGCACACCTACCGGGGCGTCATGGGCTCGCACATGGCCCTGGTGTTCCGCCGCCTGCTGCGCGTCTGCCGGGCCTGGGGCGCGAACCCGACCTTCATCTTCTGCTCGGCCACGGTGGGCAACCCCGCGGAGCTCTGCGAAATGCTCACCGGGCGCGAAGTCACGGCCGTGACCGAAAGCGGCGCGGGCGCGAGCCCCAGGCACATGGTCTTTCTCAATCCCCTGGACGGCACGGCCCAGGCCGTGATCATGCTCCTCCAGGCCGCCCTGGCCCGCGACCTGCGCACCATCGTCTACGCCCAGTCGCGCAAGCTCACCGAGCTCATCGCGCTCTGGGCGCAGGAGCGTTCCGGCCAGTACAAGGAACGCATCTCGGCCTACCGCGCGGGCTTCCTGCCCGAGGAGCGCCGCGAGATAGAGGGCCGCATGGCTTCCGGAGAGCTGCTGGCCGTGATCTCCACCAGCGCGCTCGAACTCGGCATCGACATCGGCGGCCTGGACCTCTGCATTCTCGCGGGCTACCCCGGCTCGGTCATGGCCACGCTCCAGCGCGGGGGCCGCGTGGGCCGCGCCGGGCGCGAATCCGCCGTGGCCCTGGTCGCGGGGGAGGACGCCCTGGACCAGCACTTCATGCGCCATCCCGAAGACTTTTTCTGCCGCGCGGCCGAGTCCGCCGTGCTCAACCCCTTCAACCCGGCCATCATGCACCGCCACCTGGAGTGCGCCGCCGCCGAGATGGAGATCAAGCCCGGCGAGCCGTTCCTGGACGAAGCCCCCATCCGCCGCGAGGTGGACAACCTCGTGGGCCGGGGCAGGCTCTTCGAGGTCGTCACCGACCGCGTGCAGCCCGGCGGCGGCGTGGAATCCCGCGTCACGGGCATCGTCTGCCCGCGCAAGCGCCCGCACCGCAACGTGGACCTGCGCGGGGCGGGCCGCTCCCTGCACATCGAGGACGCGGACACCCACACCGAGATCGGCACCGTGGACCAGCACCGCGCCTTCAAGGAGACGCATCCCGGCGCGGTCTACCTGCACCGGGGCGCGAGCTGGGTCGTGGACGACCTCGACCTGGAAACCTCCACGGTCCTGGCCCGGCAGCGCCGCGTCAGCTGGTACACCCGCACGCGCGGCTCCAAATCCACGGAGATTCTCGAAATCACCGGCGAGAAGACCGTGCTCGGCACGCGCCTGCACCTGGGCCGCCTGCGCGTCACAGAGGAAATCACCGGCTACGAGAAGCGCAGCGTGCGCGGGGGCAAGATGCTCGGCATCATCCCCCTGGACCTGCCGCCCCTGGTCTTCGAGACCGAGGGAATCTGGTTCCTCGTGCCGGACGAGATGCGCCGCCGCTGCGAGGACAACTATCTGCACTTCATGGGCGGCATCCACGCCCTGGAACACGCGGCCATCGGCATCCTGCCGCTGCTCGTGCTCACGGACCGCAACGACCTCGGCGGCATCTCCACGCCGTTTCACGCCCAGACCGCCGGACCCGCCGTGTTCATCTACGACGGCCTGCCCGGCGGCGCGGGACTGACCCGCCAGGCCTTCCACAAGGGCGAGGAGCTGTTCCGGGCCACGGCCCAGGCCGTGCGCGGCTGCGAATGCGAGCTGGGCTGCCCCAGCTGCGTGCACTCGCCCAAATGCGGCTCCGGCAACCGGCCCATCGACAAGGCCGCGGCCCTGTTCCTGCTCGATGAAATCCTCGGCGGCCAGGCCCCGCCGCCCGCCCCGCTCATTCCCAAACCAGAGGAGGAATCCATGCCCCTGCTCAATCCCGGACGCTTCGGCGTGCTCGACATCGAAACCCGCCGCTCCGCCGACGAAGTGGGCGGCTGGAACCGCTGCGACAAGATGGGCGTGTCCATCGCCGTGCTCTACGACTCCGGCGAGGACCGCTATTTCGACTACGAGGAACACCAGATCGGCGAACTCGTGGAACACCTCAAGCTCCTGGACCTGACCATCGGGTTCAACATCCTGCGCTTCGACTACAAGGTGCTCACCGGGCTGTCCTCCTTCCCGTTCCAGACCCTGCCCACCCTGGACCTGCTCGTGCACATCCACCAGCGCCTGGGCTACCGGGTCAAGCTGGACAACCTCGCCCAGGCCACGCTCAACGCGGCCAAGAGCGCGGACGGACTCCAGGCCCTGAAATGGTGGCAGGAGGGACGGCTCGACCTGATCACCGAATATTGCCGACAGGACGTGGCCGTGACCCGCGACCTGTACACGCACGGCAGGGACAACCGGCACGTCTTCTTCACGAACAAGGCCGGACAGAAAGTGCGCCTGCCCGTGGACTGGTAA